Sequence from the Nocardiopsis sp. YSL2 genome:
GTCCGCGACCGTCCCGCGCCCCGCGGACGCGCGCCCCGCACCGGGCCCGACCCCCTGTCCGATCCCGACACCGCCCCCGACGCCGGGCCCGGACCCGGTCCCGGGCCCGGCGCGGATCCCGAGCCGGAGCGCGCCCCCCGCCCACCCGCGCGGCCCCGGCGCCGACGCCCGCGCCGCCGCGTCCGCAAGCGCTGGATCGTCACCCTGCTGCTGCTGGCGGCCCTGGCGGTCCCCCCGGCGACGTGGGGCTGGGTCTGGTACACCGCCCGCCAGGACGACCGCACGCCCTCCGACGCCATCGTGGTGCTGGGCGCCAGCCAGTACAACGGCGTGCCCTCTCCGGTCTTCGAGGCACGGCTGCGCCAGGCCCAGGAGCTCTACCTCGAAGGTGTGGCACCGGTCATCGTCACGGTGGGCGGCAAGCTGCCGGACGACAACTTCACCGAGGCCGCGTCCGGGCGCAACTGGCTGGTGGAGGTGGGCGTGCCCGCCGACTCCGTCGTCGCTGTCGAGGAGGGCAGCGACACCCTGCAGAGCATGTCCGCCGTCTCGGAGGTCTTCGACACCAACGGCTGGGAGACCGCCATCCTGGTCTCCGACCCATGGCACAGCCTGCGGTCCCAGCAGATGGCGGACGACTTCGGTATCGAGGCCGGCGCCTCGCCCGCGCGCTCGGGGCCGGCCGTCATCGAGCGCCGCACGCAGCTCTGGTACATCACCCGGGAGACCGCGTCCCTCTGGTACTACTGGATCTTCAACGACAGCAGCGATATCCGCGTGAACGCCGCCTGACCTGCGTACGGTTTCGTCACCGTCGGGAAGTAGGCTCGCAGTGATGACGAGCGGTCCCGGAGACGAAGGGCGCGTCCTCGGCTACCAGGCCCGGGACACCGAGCGCATGGCCGGCGAACGGCGCAAGAACCGTGCCCGGGGCCCCTTCGAGCGCGACCGCGCCCGGGTCCTGCACAGTTCGGCGCTGCGCCGCCTGGCCGCCAAGACCCAGGTCGTCCAGCCCGGTGTGAGCGACTTCCCGCGCACCCGGCTCACGCACTCCCTGGAGTGCGCGCAGATCGGGCGGGAACTGGGCCAGGTGCTGGGCTGCGACCCCGACCTGGTCGAGGCCGCGTGCCTGTCGCACGACCTCGGCCACCCCCCGTTCGGCCACAACGGCGAACGGGCCCTGGACGAGGCGGCGGCCGCCTGCGGTGGGTTCGAGGGCAACGCCCAGAGCCTGCGCCTGCTCGTGCGCCTGGAGGGCAAGGTCATCGACGCCGACGGGCGCAGTGCCGGGCTCAACCTCACGCGCGCCACGCTCGACGCCACCGTCAAGTACCCCTGGTGCCGGGGCGGGGGCGGCGACACCCACAAGTTCAACTGCTACCCCGACGACACCGAGGTCTTCGACTGGCTGCGCGAGGGCGCGCCCCCGGGCCGCACCTGCTTCGAGGCCCAGGTCATGGACTGGTCCGACGACGTCGCCTACTCCGTCCACGACGTCGAGGACGCCCTGCACGCCGGGCTCGTGCGCATGGCCGCGCTGCGCAGCCCCGTCGAGCGCGCCGAGGTCGTGCGGGTGGCCGCCGACTCCTACTGCTCCGCCGAGCCCGCGGAGCTGGACGAGGTGTTCGCCGACCTGCTGGCCGCGCCCGTGTGGCCCGCCGAATTCACCGGCGACCTCGCCTCGCTCGCCGCGCTGAAGAACCTCACCAGTGAGTTCATCGGCCGCTTCTGCCGGGCGGCCGAGGGCGCCACGCGCGCCGCCTACGGGCCCGGCCGTCTGACCCGCTACGGCGCCGACCTCATCGTTCCGCGCCGGGCCCTGCTGGAGTGCGCTCTGCTCAAGGCGGTCGCCGCCCACTTCGTGATGTCGCGCGAGGAGGCCCTGGCCTACCAGGTCGAGGAGCGCCGTACCGTCACCGAGCTCGTGGAGGCGCTCTGGAAGCGCGCTCCGGGCGACCTGGACCCCCAGTTCGCCGAGGCCTTCGCCGCCGCCGAGGACGACGCCGCGGCCCTGCGGGTGGTCGTCGACCAGGTCGCCTCCCTCTCCGACACCTCCGCCACGGTGCTGCACTCCCGCCTCCTGGGCTGACACTGTTCGGGAGATTTCTCCCGGAGAAGTCTTGACGCCGTTCCTGTTAACGCTAACAATGTTGGCTGCGTCACAGAACTTTCCTGAGCGTTTCGAGGAGGTGCCGTCCAGGTGACCCTGCAGAGTGGTCGCAGTCCGGTCATGGCCGACGTCGCCCGTCTGGCCGGTGTCTCGCACCAGACCGTGTCGCGGGTCGTCAACGGCCACCCCAACGTGCGCGCCGAGACGACGGCACGCGTGCAGCGGGCCATCGACGAGCTCGGCTACCACCGCAACTCGACCGCGCGCGCCCTGGTCACCCGCCGGACCAACGTGCTGGGGGTCATCGCCTTCGACACCACCCTGTTCGGCCCGGCCCAGACCCTGGCCGGCATCGAGAGGGCCGCCCGCGAGGCCGGGTACTTCCTGAGCATCGTCAGCCTGGACGACGTCAGCCCCGCCGGTGTCGCCGAGGCCGTGGACTACCTCATCCAGCAGTCCGTCGAGGGCTGCATCGCCATCGCCCCGCAGCGGGCGCTGGTGGAGGCCCTGGTCGCCGTGCCCGGTCCGCGCCCCCTGGTGACGGTCGAGGGCGGCGAGGGGTCGGGGCTGCCGGTCGTGTGCGTCGACCAGGCCCAGGGCGCGTACGACGCCGTCCGCCACCTCATCGACCTCGGGCACCGCACCGTGCACCACATCTCGGGCGACCCGGAGTGGCTGGAGGCCGAGTCCCGCGTGGCCGGCTGGCGCCGGGCCCTGGCCGAGGCCGGCGCCACCGCCCCGGAGCCGCTGGTCGGCGACTGGAGTCCGCGCTCCGGTTACGAGAAGGGCCGGCACCTGGTCCAGCGGCTGGCCACGGGCGAGCCGGTCACCGCGGTGTTCGTGGCCAACGACCAGATGGCGATCGGCCTCCTGCGCGCCCTGGCCGAGGCCGGGCTCCGGGTGCCGGACGACATCAGCGTCGTCGGGTTCGACGACGTCCCCGAGGCCGAGTTCCTCGCTCCGCCCCTGACGACCGTCGCCCAGGACTTCGCCCAGGTGGGCCGGGTGAGCCTGCGGGTGCTGCTCGACGAGCTCGGCGCGGGGGAGCGGCGCGCCGCCGGGGGCGCGTCCGGTCCCGCGGCCGATCCGGCCCCCAGGCTCATCGTGCCCGCGCGGCTGCGGGTACGCCAGAGCAGCGGCCCCGCACCCTCCCCGGGTCCGCACGGCTGACCCGCCCGTCGCCGACCAACCGGCCCGTCCCCCCGTCCCTCTGTCCACACCGCCCGCACGACACCCGTACCGACCCCGAGGAGGGCACACGCGTGGCCCAGAATGTTAACGCTCACAACACCGGCGGTCCCGACGCCGTGGTCATCGGGGTGGACTTCGGCACCCTCTCCGGCCGTGCCGTCGTCGTCCGCGTGGCCGACGGGGCCGAGCTGGGCACCGCCGTCCACGAGTACGAGCACGGCGTCATCTCCGACACCCTGCCCGGCGGCACCGACCCCCTCGCGCCCGAGACCGCCCTGCAGTCCCCCGAGGACTACCGGCAGGTCCTGCGCAACGCCGTCCCGGACGCCATCGCCGCCGCCGGCGTCGACCCGGCCGACATCATCGGCGTCGGCACCGACTTCACCGCCTGCACGGTCATGCCGGTCACCCGCGAGGGCACCCCGCTCAGCGAGCTGCCCGGCCTGGCCGACCGGCCGCACGCCTGGCCCAAGCTCTGGAAGCACCACGCCGCCCAGCGCGAGGCCGACGACATCAACGCCCTGGCCGCCTCCCGCGGCGAGAAGTGGCTGCCCCGCTACGGCGGCCGCATCTCCTCCGAGTGGCAGTTCGCCAAGGGCCTGCAGGTCCTGCGCGAGGACCCCGGGACCTACCACCGCGCCGACCGGTGGATCGAGGCCGCGGACTGGATCGTGTGGGAGCTGTGCGGTCAGGAGACCCGCAACGTCTGCACCGCCGGATACAAGGGCATCCACCAGGACGGCGCCTGGCCGAGCACGGACTTCCTGGGCGCCCTCGACCCCGCCTTCGCCTCCTTCGCCGAGGACAAGCTCGCCCACCCCCTCTCCCAGCTCGGTGAGCGCGCCGGCCGCGTCACCGCCCGCGCCGCCGCCTGGACGGGGATCCCCGAGGGTGTGCCGGTGGCCGTCGGCAACGTCGACGCCCACGTCACCGCCGCCACCGCCCAGACCACCGGAACCGGCCGGATGCTCGCCATCATGGGCACCAGCACCTGCCACGTCATGAACTCCGACGTCCTGGCCGACGTGCCCGGCATGTGCGGGCTCGCCCTCGGCGGCATCGCGCCCGGCATGTGGGGCTACGAGGCCGGGCAGAGCGGCGTCGGCGACATCTTCGCCTGGTTCGCCGACTCCTACGTCCCACCGGAGTACCACGAGCGGGCCCGCGAACGCGGCCTGTCCGTCCACGACCTGCTGTCGGCCATGGCCGCCGAGGCGCCCGTCGGATCCCACGGCCTCGTCGCCCTGGACTGGCACAGCGGCAACCGGTCGGTCCTGGTCGACCACGACCTGTCCGGAGTCCTGGTCGGCCTCACCCTGGCCACCCGGCCCGAGGAGGTCTACCGGGCCCTGGTCGAGGCCACCGCCTTCGGTACCCGCACCATCGTCGAGGCCTTCGAGACCGCCGGTGTCCCCGTCCACGACTTCACCGTCGGCGGCGGCATGGTCCGCAACCCCTTCGTCCTCCAGGTCTACGCCGACGTGCTCAACCGCCCGATCCGGCTCGTGGCCTCCGAACAGAGCTGTGCCGTGGGCGCCGCCATCCACGCGGCGGTCGCGGCCGGGGCCCACGCCGACATCCACGCCGCCTCCGCGGCCATGGGCGGCGTCCGCCCGGACACCGTCGACCCCGACCCCTCCCGAGCCGCCGCCTACGACGACCTCTTCGCCCTCTACACCGAACTGCACGACCACTTCGGCCGCGGCGGAAGCGACAGCCTGCACCGGTTGCGCGCCCTCCGCAACGCCGCCCGGAAGGGAACACGATGACCACCGACGCCCTGCGCGAGCAGGTGTGCGCCCTGCACGCCGAACTCCTGCGCTGGAACCTGGTGACCTGGACCAGCGGCAACATCTCCGCCCGCGTCCCCGACGCCGACCTGATGGTGATCAAGCCCAGCGGAGTGTCCTACGAGGACCTCACACCCGAGGACATGGTGGTGTGCGACCTCGACGGCACCGTCGTCGAGGGCCGGCACAAGCCCTCCAGCGACACCGCCGCGCACGCCTACGTCTACCGGGCCCGCCCGGACGTCGGCGGTGTGGTGCACACCCACAGCCCCTACGCCACGGCCTGGGCCGCCCGCGGCGAACCCGTCCCGTGCGCCATCACCGCGATGGCCGACGAGTTCGGCGGCGACATCCCGGTCGGCCCGTTCGCCCTCATCGGCGGCGACGACATCGGCAAGGGCCTGGTCGCCACCCTCGAGGGACAGCGCTCCCCGGCCGTGCTCATGCGCGGCCACGGCGTATTCACCGTCGGAGACACCGCCCGTGCGGCCGTCAAGGCGGCCGTCATGTGCGAGGACGTGGCCCGCACCGTCCACCTCGCCCGCGAGAACGGGCCCGTCGAGCGCCTGCCCCAGGAACACATCGACGCCCTCTACGACCGCTACCAGAACGTCTACGGCCAGTAAGGACAACCTCCGTGCCCCACCCCCAACCGACACCCTCGGCCCACGAACCCATCCAGAACCGGCCGCCCCGCATCGGCCTGCTCGGCATCATGCAGCCCCTCTACGACGACATGATCCCCGGCATCACCGAGCGCCAGGCCGACTACGCCGCCCAGGTCGCCGCCTCGCTGTCGGAGACCGCCGAGTGGACGGTCAGCTCGCCCGTGCGCGGCCGCGCCGACGCCGAGCGGGCCATGCGCGAGTTCGAGGCCGCCGGCCTGGACGGTGTCATGGTCGTCATGCTCACCTACGGGCCCTCGCTGCGCGTCACCCGGCTGTTCAGCCAGATGCGGCTGCCGGTCGCGCTGGCCAACATCCAGCCCGACCCGGCCGTCAGCCCCTCCTGGGACATGGCCGACATGACCTACAACCAGGGCATCCACGGCGCCCAGGACACCGCCAACGCCATGGTGCGCGCGGGCCTGCCCTTCGAGGTCATCACGGGGGAGTGGCAGAGCGCCGAGTTCACCGCCCGCGTGGACCGCTGGGCGCGCGCCGCCCGCGCCGTCACCGCCCTGCGCTCCCTCAAGGTCGGCGTGTTCGGCTACCCCATGAACGGCATGGGCGACGCCCGCGTGGACGAGACCGCGTTCCTGCGCAAGCTCGGACCCGAGATCGAGATCATCGCGCCGGGCACCCTGCACCGCACCATGGCCGAACTGCCCGCCGAGGCGG
This genomic interval carries:
- a CDS encoding YdcF family protein, translated to MRVAGDGHGDEPWEGPAGASTDNEATRVFTRSEYAPAAAGEGDDATRSFPHEPGASGADGAGPHPAPESGGEATMAFPRDPAAGATRAFSRDEFPPRPGGPGADDTVTGAQGAAEEASFTRRFVRDRPAPRGRAPRTGPDPLSDPDTAPDAGPGPGPGPGADPEPERAPRPPARPRRRRPRRRVRKRWIVTLLLLAALAVPPATWGWVWYTARQDDRTPSDAIVVLGASQYNGVPSPVFEARLRQAQELYLEGVAPVIVTVGGKLPDDNFTEAASGRNWLVEVGVPADSVVAVEEGSDTLQSMSAVSEVFDTNGWETAILVSDPWHSLRSQQMADDFGIEAGASPARSGPAVIERRTQLWYITRETASLWYYWIFNDSSDIRVNAA
- a CDS encoding deoxyguanosinetriphosphate triphosphohydrolase translates to MTSGPGDEGRVLGYQARDTERMAGERRKNRARGPFERDRARVLHSSALRRLAAKTQVVQPGVSDFPRTRLTHSLECAQIGRELGQVLGCDPDLVEAACLSHDLGHPPFGHNGERALDEAAAACGGFEGNAQSLRLLVRLEGKVIDADGRSAGLNLTRATLDATVKYPWCRGGGGDTHKFNCYPDDTEVFDWLREGAPPGRTCFEAQVMDWSDDVAYSVHDVEDALHAGLVRMAALRSPVERAEVVRVAADSYCSAEPAELDEVFADLLAAPVWPAEFTGDLASLAALKNLTSEFIGRFCRAAEGATRAAYGPGRLTRYGADLIVPRRALLECALLKAVAAHFVMSREEALAYQVEERRTVTELVEALWKRAPGDLDPQFAEAFAAAEDDAAALRVVVDQVASLSDTSATVLHSRLLG
- a CDS encoding LacI family DNA-binding transcriptional regulator, which gives rise to MADVARLAGVSHQTVSRVVNGHPNVRAETTARVQRAIDELGYHRNSTARALVTRRTNVLGVIAFDTTLFGPAQTLAGIERAAREAGYFLSIVSLDDVSPAGVAEAVDYLIQQSVEGCIAIAPQRALVEALVAVPGPRPLVTVEGGEGSGLPVVCVDQAQGAYDAVRHLIDLGHRTVHHISGDPEWLEAESRVAGWRRALAEAGATAPEPLVGDWSPRSGYEKGRHLVQRLATGEPVTAVFVANDQMAIGLLRALAEAGLRVPDDISVVGFDDVPEAEFLAPPLTTVAQDFAQVGRVSLRVLLDELGAGERRAAGGASGPAADPAPRLIVPARLRVRQSSGPAPSPGPHG
- the araB gene encoding ribulokinase produces the protein MVIGVDFGTLSGRAVVVRVADGAELGTAVHEYEHGVISDTLPGGTDPLAPETALQSPEDYRQVLRNAVPDAIAAAGVDPADIIGVGTDFTACTVMPVTREGTPLSELPGLADRPHAWPKLWKHHAAQREADDINALAASRGEKWLPRYGGRISSEWQFAKGLQVLREDPGTYHRADRWIEAADWIVWELCGQETRNVCTAGYKGIHQDGAWPSTDFLGALDPAFASFAEDKLAHPLSQLGERAGRVTARAAAWTGIPEGVPVAVGNVDAHVTAATAQTTGTGRMLAIMGTSTCHVMNSDVLADVPGMCGLALGGIAPGMWGYEAGQSGVGDIFAWFADSYVPPEYHERARERGLSVHDLLSAMAAEAPVGSHGLVALDWHSGNRSVLVDHDLSGVLVGLTLATRPEEVYRALVEATAFGTRTIVEAFETAGVPVHDFTVGGGMVRNPFVLQVYADVLNRPIRLVASEQSCAVGAAIHAAVAAGAHADIHAASAAMGGVRPDTVDPDPSRAAAYDDLFALYTELHDHFGRGGSDSLHRLRALRNAARKGTR
- a CDS encoding L-ribulose-5-phosphate 4-epimerase; protein product: MTTDALREQVCALHAELLRWNLVTWTSGNISARVPDADLMVIKPSGVSYEDLTPEDMVVCDLDGTVVEGRHKPSSDTAAHAYVYRARPDVGGVVHTHSPYATAWAARGEPVPCAITAMADEFGGDIPVGPFALIGGDDIGKGLVATLEGQRSPAVLMRGHGVFTVGDTARAAVKAAVMCEDVARTVHLARENGPVERLPQEHIDALYDRYQNVYGQ